Proteins encoded within one genomic window of Bombina bombina isolate aBomBom1 chromosome 1, aBomBom1.pri, whole genome shotgun sequence:
- the LOC128663738 gene encoding olfactory receptor 11L1-like, which produces MHKKNQTSVTTFLLLGFQNHHSLNILLFLVFLIFYMVTITGNLLIILSVSIFKSLNSPMYLFLCQLSICDILITSNIVPYMLHVILRKEEIISFIGCMTQFYLFGTFATTECILLAVMSYDRYVAICNPLQYVSLMDTTKCFNLTILSWLIGFILMLFTVFQVSRLNFCGSNVIDHFFCDLAPLLLLSCSDISFVEIENFILGFPATFCPFTFIIATYIYIFTTIIRIPSSIGRQKAFSTCSSHLTIVCIYYGTLVAAYLFLSKEKTSNVSKVISLLYTVVTPLLNPIIYSLRSKEIKTSLVKLIAIM; this is translated from the coding sequence ATGCACAAGAAGAACCAAACCTCAGTCACAACTTTCTTACTTCTGGGATTTCAGAATCATCATAGCCTCAATATCTTACTTTTTCTTGTATTTCTAATTTTTTACATGGTCACAATAACTGGCAATCTTCTCATCATTTTATCTGTTTCTATTTTTAAAAGTCTTAACTCTCCTATGTACTTATTTCTATGTCAACTTTCCATTTGTGATATATTGATTACCTCAAACATTGTCCCTTACATGCTTCATGTGATACTGAGAAAGgaagaaattatttcttttattggCTGTATGACCCAGTTTTATCTTTTTGGTACCTTTGCAACAACAGAATGTATACTCCTTGCTGTCATGTCTTATGATCGTTATGTAGCTATATGCAATCCTCTGCAATATGTATCTCTCATGGACACTACTAAATGCTTTAACTTGACAATCTTATCATGGCTTATAGGCTTTATTCTAATGCTATTTACAGTCTTTCAAGTAAGCAGGTTAAATTTCTGTGGTTCCAATGTCATTGATCATTTCTTCTGTGATCTTGCTCCTCTTCTGCTACTGTCATGCTCAGATATTTCATTTGTTGAAATTGAGAACTTCATCTTAGGCTTTCCAGCAACATTTtgcccatttacttttattatagcaACTTATATCTACATCTTTACCACCATCATAAGAATACCTTCATCCATAGGAAGACAGAAAGCCTTTTCTACATGTAGCTCACACTTAACCATTGTTTGCATCTACTATGGGACACTTGTTGCTGCCTATTTGTTTCTGTCTAAAGAGAAAACATCAAATGTGTCTAAGGTTATTTCTCTGCTCTATACAGTAGTAACACCTTTGTTAAATCCTATTATATACAGCCTTAGAAGCAAAGAAATCAAAACTTCACTAGTTAAACTTATTGCTATTATGTAG